A section of the Rummeliibacillus pycnus genome encodes:
- a CDS encoding manganese-dependent inorganic pyrophosphatase: protein MSKVLVFGHKNPDTDTITSALVYAYLKQQTGVEAEAVRLGEPNNETAYALEKFGFEAPRLVEKVAPEASQVILVDHNERQQSADDIAEVQITEVIDHHRIANFETSDPLYYRAEPVGCTATILNKMFKENDVEIPANYAGLMLSAIISDTLLFKSPTCTEQDVKAAKELAEKAGVNAEEYGLAMLKAGADLSDKSLEDLLSLDAKEFSMGDHKVVIAQVNAVDVNDVLDRQGELETLLTKEVEEKGLDLFFFVVTDILNNDSVAVPVGKVAEKAAPAFNATLENNRVVLKGVVSRKKQIVPALTDVLK, encoded by the coding sequence ATGAGTAAAGTCCTTGTTTTCGGGCATAAAAACCCTGATACAGATACAATTACATCTGCACTAGTATATGCATATTTAAAACAACAAACTGGAGTTGAAGCGGAAGCTGTTCGCCTAGGTGAACCAAACAACGAAACAGCTTATGCATTAGAAAAATTTGGTTTTGAAGCACCACGTCTTGTTGAAAAAGTGGCTCCAGAAGCTTCTCAAGTAATCCTAGTTGATCACAACGAACGTCAACAATCTGCAGATGATATCGCAGAAGTACAAATTACTGAAGTAATCGACCACCATCGTATCGCTAATTTTGAAACATCGGATCCATTGTACTATCGTGCTGAACCAGTTGGTTGTACAGCAACCATTTTAAACAAAATGTTCAAAGAAAATGATGTTGAAATCCCTGCAAATTATGCTGGATTAATGCTTTCTGCCATCATTTCTGACACGTTATTATTCAAATCTCCAACTTGCACAGAACAAGATGTAAAAGCTGCCAAAGAACTTGCTGAAAAAGCAGGTGTTAATGCAGAAGAATATGGACTTGCTATGTTAAAAGCGGGTGCTGATTTAAGTGACAAATCTTTAGAAGATTTACTTTCTCTTGATGCAAAAGAATTTTCTATGGGTGATCATAAAGTAGTTATTGCACAAGTAAATGCCGTTGATGTAAATGATGTTCTTGATCGTCAAGGTGAACTTGAAACATTACTTACAAAAGAAGTTGAAGAAAAAGGTTTAGATTTATTCTTCTTTGTCGTAACTGATATCCTAAATAATGATTCAGTAGCGGTACCAGTAGGTAAAGTAGCTGAAAAAGCTGCACCAGCATTCAATGCAACATTAGAAAATAACCGTGTTGTACTAAAAGGTGTTGTATCACGTAAAAAACAAATCGTGCCTGCTCTAACTGATGTATTAAAATAA
- a CDS encoding exodeoxyribonuclease III — MKFISWNVNGIRACLKKGFIDYFNEMDADFFCIQETKCQAEQVELTLPGYHQFWNYAERKGYSGTAIFTKHEPLSVKYGVGEMESQEEGRIITLEYENFYLVNVYTPNSKRDLTRLEYRVVWEDELRAYLQSLDNIKPVIYCGDLNVAHEEIDLKNPKANIGNSGFTDEERGRMTRLLNSGFTDSFRYLFPDVTDHYTWWSYMNTVRERNIGWRIDYFILSNRLQEKISKAEIHSNILGSDHCPIMLEIK, encoded by the coding sequence ATGAAATTTATATCTTGGAATGTTAATGGTATTCGAGCTTGTTTGAAAAAAGGATTTATAGATTATTTTAATGAAATGGATGCAGACTTTTTTTGTATTCAAGAAACAAAATGTCAAGCGGAACAAGTAGAGCTGACATTACCAGGGTATCATCAATTTTGGAACTATGCCGAACGAAAAGGGTATTCAGGAACCGCTATTTTTACAAAACACGAACCGCTATCAGTTAAATATGGTGTTGGCGAAATGGAGAGTCAAGAAGAAGGACGTATTATAACACTTGAGTATGAGAACTTCTATTTAGTAAACGTTTATACACCAAATTCCAAAAGAGATTTAACACGTTTAGAATATCGTGTAGTTTGGGAAGATGAATTACGAGCTTATTTACAATCTTTAGATAACATCAAACCAGTTATTTACTGTGGTGATTTAAATGTTGCCCATGAAGAAATTGATCTAAAAAATCCAAAAGCTAATATAGGCAACTCTGGTTTTACTGATGAAGAAAGAGGACGAATGACAAGATTATTAAATTCAGGTTTCACAGATTCTTTCCGTTATCTATTTCCAGATGTAACGGATCACTACACATGGTGGTCTTACATGAATACAGTACGTGAACGGAATATTGGATGGCGTATTGATTACTTTATTCTGTCTAATCGGTTACAAGAGAAAATTTCAAAAGCTGAAATACATAGCAATATTTTAGGTAGTGACCACTGTCCGATTATGCTTGAAATCAAATAA
- the menC gene encoding o-succinylbenzoate synthase translates to MKIDHVTIRQLKMRMKSPFVTSFGSVQEKQFLIVEVKDANGLAGYGEGVAFEVPWYTEETLKTSLHILNDFLIPMVLHKEIGHPSEVSKLFHVIRRNNMAKAAMETAIWDLYAKQNNLPLATALGGIRQTIEVGVSIGIQPTNAELYGKIEHALNEGYKRIKVKIKPGLDVSLIRAIRDRYPDVPLMADANSSYTLEDMPILKELDQYNLLMIEQPLAADDILEHAKLQRQIKTPICLDESICSYDDAKTAIELGSCGVINIKYARVGGLTEAKDIHDLCEENNIKVWCGGMLEAGVGRAHAVALTTLSNFVLPGDTAGSNHYWEEDIIEPEVKVNAGLIHIPQEPGIGYRINYAALERYTVKQYQYR, encoded by the coding sequence TTGAAGATTGATCATGTGACCATTCGACAACTGAAAATGCGTATGAAATCACCATTTGTCACAAGCTTCGGTTCAGTACAGGAGAAACAATTTTTAATTGTAGAAGTAAAAGATGCAAATGGTTTAGCAGGCTATGGAGAGGGTGTAGCTTTTGAAGTACCTTGGTATACAGAAGAAACGTTAAAAACAAGTTTGCATATATTAAACGATTTTCTTATACCAATGGTATTGCATAAGGAAATAGGACATCCATCTGAAGTAAGTAAACTATTCCATGTAATTCGCCGTAACAATATGGCCAAGGCGGCTATGGAGACGGCAATATGGGACTTATATGCAAAGCAAAATAATCTACCTTTAGCAACAGCATTAGGTGGAATAAGACAGACTATTGAGGTAGGAGTAAGTATTGGTATTCAACCAACAAATGCAGAACTTTACGGGAAAATTGAGCATGCTTTAAACGAAGGGTATAAGCGCATAAAGGTAAAAATAAAACCCGGATTAGATGTATCGCTTATTCGAGCTATACGTGATCGATATCCAGATGTTCCTTTAATGGCAGATGCAAATTCTTCTTATACATTAGAGGATATGCCCATATTAAAAGAACTAGATCAATACAACCTATTAATGATTGAACAGCCTTTAGCAGCGGATGATATCTTGGAACATGCAAAATTGCAACGTCAAATCAAAACACCTATCTGTTTGGATGAGAGTATTTGTTCTTATGATGATGCTAAAACAGCCATTGAACTAGGAAGTTGTGGCGTGATCAATATTAAATATGCTCGTGTTGGTGGTTTAACGGAAGCAAAAGATATTCATGATTTGTGCGAAGAAAATAATATTAAGGTTTGGTGTGGTGGAATGTTGGAGGCTGGTGTAGGTAGAGCTCACGCTGTAGCACTAACTACTTTATCAAATTTTGTACTGCCAGGGGATACAGCTGGATCTAACCATTATTGGGAAGAAGATATTATTGAGCCTGAAGTCAAAGTAAATGCAGGGCTAATTCATATTCCACAAGAACCAGGAATAGGTTATCGAATTAATTACGCAGCATTAGAACGCTATACGGTGAAACAATATCAATATCGTTAA
- a CDS encoding VOC family protein, protein MAFKLDPNMQLGYVQLRVQSLETQKSFYKSLGFNLLNESSTEVIFGAGSSEPILILTASEDVVPRPPRTTGLYHFAILVPSREDLAYMVGNLIKMKAPFSGAGDHLYSEAFYLTDPEGNGIEIYRDRPRNEWTINDDGGIDTDTIPVDFNSIMALFDPEREWTGFPQGTILGHMHLTVSEINDTLSSFYLKALGLDLKTNFMNSAYFMSAGGYHHHIAANIWNGIGAPLAPSIASGLINFSLNLSSIDELNKLKQNLIKYQVSFEEVEGKIIVKDLNQNGMIFTVKNL, encoded by the coding sequence TTGGCATTCAAATTGGATCCTAATATGCAATTAGGTTATGTACAATTGCGTGTTCAATCACTTGAAACTCAAAAAAGTTTTTATAAAAGTTTGGGTTTTAATCTATTAAATGAATCTTCTACTGAAGTTATTTTTGGTGCAGGAAGTTCTGAACCAATTCTTATATTAACCGCTAGTGAAGACGTAGTTCCTAGACCACCACGTACTACTGGCCTTTATCATTTCGCTATTCTAGTGCCAAGTCGTGAAGATCTTGCTTATATGGTGGGGAATCTCATAAAAATGAAAGCACCTTTTAGTGGTGCTGGTGACCACTTGTATTCTGAAGCATTTTATTTAACAGATCCTGAAGGAAACGGAATAGAAATTTACCGTGACAGACCAAGAAATGAATGGACAATTAATGATGATGGTGGAATCGATACAGATACAATTCCTGTTGATTTTAATAGCATCATGGCATTATTTGATCCTGAACGTGAATGGACAGGATTTCCACAAGGCACTATTTTAGGACATATGCACTTAACAGTCTCTGAAATAAATGACACTTTAAGTAGCTTTTATTTAAAAGCTCTTGGTTTAGATTTAAAAACAAACTTTATGAACTCTGCTTATTTCATGTCAGCAGGTGGCTATCATCACCATATTGCCGCAAACATTTGGAATGGTATTGGTGCACCATTAGCACCAAGTATTGCTTCTGGGTTAATTAATTTTTCTTTAAACCTTTCTTCTATAGATGAATTAAACAAATTAAAACAAAATTTGATCAAATATCAAGTATCGTTTGAAGAGGTTGAGGGAAAAATTATTGTAAAAGATCTTAATCAGAACGGTATGATTTTTACTGTAAAAAATTTGTAG
- a CDS encoding YceI family protein, with protein MTKYNVDAAHSNLGFEVKHMMISKVKGGFDSFTADIDMNPEDLTAASIKFEIDVNSVNTNNADRDNHLKSADFFDAEKFPKMTFVATDIKSEGAGEYKLTGNFTVKDVTKPVTFDVEYGGKGTNPWGVEVVAFEATGKINRKEFGLTWNAALETGGVLVGEDIKIKIELELNPAQ; from the coding sequence ATGACAAAATATAATGTTGATGCAGCACACTCTAACTTAGGATTTGAAGTAAAACACATGATGATTTCAAAAGTAAAAGGTGGTTTCGATTCATTTACAGCTGATATCGATATGAATCCAGAAGATTTAACAGCTGCTTCTATCAAATTTGAAATCGATGTAAACAGTGTCAATACAAACAACGCAGATCGTGATAATCACTTAAAATCAGCAGACTTCTTTGATGCAGAAAAGTTCCCTAAAATGACTTTCGTTGCAACTGACATCAAATCAGAAGGTGCTGGCGAATACAAATTAACTGGTAACTTCACTGTCAAAGACGTAACTAAACCTGTTACTTTCGATGTTGAATATGGCGGTAAAGGTACTAATCCATGGGGCGTTGAAGTTGTAGCATTTGAAGCTACTGGAAAAATCAACCGTAAAGAATTTGGCCTAACTTGGAACGCTGCTTTAGAAACTGGTGGCGTACTAGTTGGTGAAGATATCAAAATTAAAATCGAATTAGAACTTAACCCAGCTCAATAA
- a CDS encoding FAD-dependent oxidoreductase has translation MNSSIWLQNKRSYAKSPLEESIQTDVCIIGGGLSGIMTAYHLAKAGKEVVVLEGNSLLHGATGHSTGKLTAQHGPVYQSIIEKFGQEAALLYYELNQKAISTALDLVDSSIIQPATSFLYTLEGQNIKKLEDEWAAYKQLHIPGTFGEKGEIPYEMKASVAMLDQAQIHPVLFGQRIIDMAIKAGAKFYENSRVAHINVSKPYVELENNHTVHCKELVICSHYPLEAIIGLQLIKLKVNRSYMIAFKCSEPYSGQYLSIDQPNRSVRTVQIDDDYYTLLVGSSQRAGSSSNTNIFYEAIENEAYGNFAASDIQYKWSAQDPETPDLLPYVGQISSGHPNIWLATGFRKWGISNSLVAGQIVSDGILGRPNSGIDLYSPKHTSIGDALLQALKVGGQTVIDLVGGYVTRSSMPRCTHLGCKTRWNEADETWDCPCHGSRFAKDGSVLEGPAVKPLNLKK, from the coding sequence ATGAATTCATCTATCTGGTTGCAAAATAAACGATCGTACGCTAAATCGCCTCTTGAAGAATCAATACAGACAGACGTTTGTATTATAGGTGGTGGCCTTAGTGGTATTATGACTGCGTATCATTTAGCAAAAGCAGGTAAGGAAGTAGTAGTACTTGAAGGAAATTCTTTACTGCACGGTGCAACAGGACATTCAACTGGAAAATTAACAGCACAACACGGTCCCGTTTACCAATCGATTATAGAAAAATTTGGACAAGAAGCTGCATTGCTTTATTACGAATTAAATCAAAAGGCAATTTCTACAGCCTTGGATTTAGTGGACTCCTCTATTATTCAACCCGCAACGTCCTTTTTGTATACATTAGAAGGGCAAAATATAAAGAAGCTAGAAGATGAATGGGCTGCTTATAAACAATTGCACATACCTGGTACTTTTGGCGAAAAGGGAGAAATTCCATATGAGATGAAGGCCTCTGTCGCTATGTTAGACCAAGCCCAAATTCATCCAGTTCTTTTTGGACAACGGATTATAGATATGGCTATTAAGGCGGGAGCTAAGTTTTATGAAAACTCTCGTGTAGCCCATATTAATGTATCAAAACCCTATGTAGAACTAGAAAATAATCACACAGTTCACTGTAAAGAATTAGTCATTTGCTCTCATTATCCATTAGAGGCCATTATCGGTTTGCAGCTAATAAAACTCAAAGTAAACCGCTCCTATATGATTGCTTTTAAATGTTCTGAACCGTATTCAGGTCAATACTTATCTATTGATCAGCCAAATCGTTCTGTCCGCACAGTTCAAATAGATGATGATTATTACACATTACTAGTCGGTTCCTCACAACGTGCCGGTTCATCATCGAATACGAATATTTTTTACGAAGCCATTGAAAATGAGGCATACGGAAATTTCGCTGCCTCCGATATTCAATACAAATGGTCTGCCCAAGATCCTGAAACCCCAGACTTACTTCCATACGTAGGGCAAATCAGCTCAGGTCATCCGAATATCTGGCTTGCTACAGGCTTTAGAAAATGGGGTATATCTAATTCTCTTGTTGCAGGTCAAATTGTCAGCGATGGAATCTTAGGACGGCCAAACTCTGGTATAGATCTTTACTCTCCAAAGCACACATCGATTGGTGATGCCTTATTACAGGCCCTAAAAGTTGGTGGTCAAACAGTAATTGATTTAGTTGGAGGATATGTAACAAGAAGCTCCATGCCTAGATGTACACATTTAGGTTGTAAAACAAGATGGAATGAAGCAGATGAAACGTGGGATTGTCCATGTCACGGTTCAAGATTTGCAAAAGATGGCTCTGTATTAGAAGGGCCTGCAGTAAAACCATTAAATTTAAAAAAATAA
- the murB gene encoding UDP-N-acetylmuramate dehydrogenase: MMKEQWVKDLSTIVNPQNVKIDEPLKNYTMTKLGGNADVFVMPSTEEEAAEVVRYAHLHKVSIFLLGNGSNMVIRDGGIRGIVLNLSNLNEIRIEGTTVYAQSGALIIDVSKAAAANSLTGLEFSCGIPGSIGGAMAMNAGAYGGEIKDVIVSCKVLTPTGDVLELTKDQLELDYRKSIIAKNGYYVLSSVFELQKGDKETIDATIADLTFKRQSKQPLEYPSAGSVFKRPPGYFAGKLIQDSGMQGKGVGDAEVSTKHAGFIINKRNATATDYIETIHMVQRAVKEKFGIDLETEVKIVGEDLPTDKK, from the coding sequence ATTATGAAAGAACAATGGGTCAAAGATTTATCTACTATTGTAAATCCTCAAAACGTTAAAATAGATGAACCACTAAAAAATTATACAATGACAAAACTCGGCGGAAATGCTGATGTTTTTGTTATGCCTTCAACTGAAGAAGAAGCAGCTGAAGTTGTAAGATACGCACATCTTCATAAAGTATCAATATTTTTATTAGGAAATGGCTCGAATATGGTTATTAGAGATGGTGGTATTCGAGGTATTGTTTTAAATCTATCAAATCTAAATGAAATTCGTATTGAAGGAACTACAGTCTATGCGCAATCAGGTGCACTGATTATAGATGTTTCAAAAGCTGCGGCTGCTAATTCTTTAACTGGTCTAGAATTTTCTTGCGGTATTCCAGGATCTATCGGCGGAGCAATGGCGATGAATGCGGGAGCATATGGCGGTGAGATTAAAGATGTCATCGTAAGTTGTAAAGTACTAACACCAACTGGCGATGTCTTAGAACTGACTAAAGATCAATTAGAACTTGATTATCGTAAAAGTATTATTGCTAAGAATGGTTATTATGTTTTATCTTCTGTTTTTGAATTACAAAAAGGCGACAAAGAAACAATTGATGCAACAATTGCGGATTTAACTTTTAAGCGTCAGTCTAAACAACCACTTGAATATCCTTCTGCCGGAAGCGTATTTAAACGACCACCAGGTTATTTTGCAGGTAAGCTAATTCAAGATAGCGGTATGCAAGGTAAAGGTGTTGGTGATGCAGAAGTTTCAACAAAACATGCAGGCTTTATCATCAACAAACGTAATGCAACTGCAACTGATTATATTGAAACAATTCATATGGTTCAAAGAGCTGTAAAAGAAAAATTCGGTATCGATCTTGAAACAGAGGTTAAAATTGTTGGAGAAGATTTACCAACTGATAAAAAATAA
- a CDS encoding GNAT family N-acetyltransferase, whose protein sequence is MEKKIEKKYIPLAAYFEATTEDKITLTFSEIETIMGQPLPNASYLNKSWWMKTKPPLKHYIAWTEYGYNVSDIQLGYYVTFEKPTTNLTNSQLDLQASDQPTYIIRPIELDDARDVIGLYQQLVAESDYMLYGKSDNTISVQSFRKLITKWKVTDSGTILVAIINGEIGGFISIIGNDAPRSKHCASIIMGVLERFANHGIGSALMSEAEKWAQANNITRLELSVFQTNKKAIALYEKFGFTIDGQRNKSVKINSNYIDEFYMSKIFIAH, encoded by the coding sequence ATGGAAAAAAAGATTGAAAAAAAATACATACCACTAGCTGCTTACTTTGAAGCAACCACAGAGGATAAAATCACCTTAACCTTCTCTGAAATAGAAACTATTATGGGTCAACCACTACCTAACGCCTCTTATCTAAATAAAAGTTGGTGGATGAAAACAAAACCACCATTGAAGCATTATATTGCTTGGACTGAATATGGATACAATGTATCAGATATTCAATTAGGTTATTATGTAACGTTTGAAAAACCAACGACTAATCTTACTAATTCTCAATTAGACTTACAAGCAAGTGATCAACCAACATATATTATTCGTCCAATCGAATTAGATGATGCACGTGATGTAATTGGGCTATATCAACAATTGGTTGCAGAATCTGATTATATGTTATATGGAAAAAGTGATAATACCATTTCGGTACAGAGTTTTCGAAAGCTTATTACAAAATGGAAGGTTACAGATTCCGGAACTATTTTAGTTGCAATTATTAATGGTGAGATTGGTGGTTTTATTTCTATTATAGGAAACGATGCCCCCCGTTCAAAACATTGCGCTTCTATTATAATGGGTGTACTCGAAAGATTTGCTAACCATGGTATAGGTTCAGCATTGATGAGTGAAGCTGAAAAATGGGCTCAAGCAAATAACATTACTCGTTTAGAACTTTCCGTCTTCCAAACTAACAAAAAAGCAATTGCATTATATGAAAAGTTCGGATTTACAATTGATGGACAAAGAAACAAATCGGTAAAGATCAATTCAAACTATATTGATGAGTTTTATATGAGTAAAATATTTATCGCACATTAA
- a CDS encoding DsbA family oxidoreductase — protein sequence MKIEVWSDYVCPFCYIGKRELENALEKTGYKDQVEVAFKSYQLSPDAPAISEESIYENLAKKYGMSLEQAKAQTQGIKARAQEVGLAYDFEHMKPANTFKAHRLAKYAESVGKGAEMSERLMKAYFIETKEIGLTDILVDLAVEVGLERQAVEDVLNDDTFAADVLTDIQQAAQLGVRGVPFFVINNKYAISGAQPGEVFENAVRQVAEEDGLRPSLKMMGQDGKGICTDGKCEL from the coding sequence ATGAAAATTGAAGTATGGTCAGATTATGTATGTCCATTTTGTTATATTGGTAAAAGAGAATTAGAAAATGCATTAGAAAAAACAGGCTATAAAGATCAAGTGGAAGTAGCGTTTAAAAGTTATCAGCTTAGTCCAGATGCACCAGCTATTTCTGAAGAAAGTATTTATGAAAATCTAGCAAAAAAATATGGTATGTCACTTGAGCAAGCAAAAGCACAGACTCAAGGTATTAAAGCACGTGCACAAGAAGTTGGGTTAGCCTATGATTTTGAACATATGAAACCTGCGAATACGTTTAAAGCACATCGTCTTGCAAAGTATGCTGAATCTGTAGGTAAAGGTGCAGAAATGAGCGAACGATTAATGAAAGCATACTTTATTGAAACAAAAGAAATTGGATTAACTGATATTTTAGTAGATTTAGCAGTAGAAGTGGGCTTAGAACGACAAGCTGTTGAAGACGTTCTTAATGATGATACATTTGCGGCAGATGTACTTACTGATATTCAACAAGCTGCTCAATTAGGTGTTCGAGGAGTACCATTCTTTGTCATCAATAACAAATATGCCATTTCTGGGGCACAACCTGGAGAAGTGTTTGAAAATGCAGTACGCCAAGTTGCTGAAGAAGATGGCTTGAGACCTAGCTTAAAAATGATGGGGCAAGATGGTAAAGGGATTTGCACAGATGGTAAGTGTGAACTTTAA
- a CDS encoding FMN-dependent NADH-azoreductase, which yields MTNVLVVKANNRPADQAISSKMYETFMEEVKGSDLNVSIYDVYEEDTPYFGQDLLEAFGKLQNGEELSDLQKRTLAAKQKAMDAISAADVVVFAFPLWNLTIPAKLQTFIDYVYAAGFAFKYDENGNLVSLMPEKKAVFLNARGGIYSTPETAPMEMAVNYMRNVFGGVFGMEIIDEVIIEGHNAMSDKAPEIIANGLEEVKAAAKRLKELTVKA from the coding sequence TTGACAAATGTATTAGTAGTAAAAGCAAACAACCGTCCAGCTGATCAAGCAATTTCAAGTAAAATGTATGAAACATTCATGGAAGAAGTTAAAGGTTCTGACCTTAACGTTTCTATATATGATGTTTACGAAGAAGATACTCCATACTTTGGACAAGACCTTCTTGAAGCATTTGGTAAATTACAAAATGGTGAAGAATTATCAGATCTTCAAAAACGTACACTAGCTGCAAAACAAAAAGCAATGGATGCTATCTCAGCAGCAGATGTAGTTGTATTTGCTTTCCCATTATGGAACTTAACAATCCCAGCTAAATTACAAACATTCATCGACTATGTATACGCTGCAGGATTCGCATTCAAATATGACGAAAATGGTAACTTAGTAAGCTTAATGCCAGAGAAAAAAGCCGTCTTCTTAAACGCTCGTGGTGGAATTTACTCAACTCCAGAAACAGCACCAATGGAAATGGCAGTAAACTACATGCGTAATGTATTCGGCGGTGTATTCGGTATGGAAATTATCGATGAAGTTATTATTGAGGGCCATAATGCAATGTCTGATAAAGCACCAGAAATTATTGCGAATGGTTTAGAAGAAGTAAAAGCTGCAGCAAAACGTTTAAAAGAACTTACTGTTAAAGCATAA
- a CDS encoding winged helix-turn-helix transcriptional regulator produces MKETALCPRLSKAMDLIGKRWVGLILYELLEGPKRFNEIESALPISGRLLSERLKELEKEGLVERQVYTEVPVRVEYSLTEMGLSLKDAIDAIEIWSKRWL; encoded by the coding sequence ATGAAGGAAACAGCACTATGTCCACGTTTATCTAAAGCAATGGATCTAATTGGTAAACGTTGGGTTGGTTTAATCTTATATGAATTACTAGAAGGGCCTAAACGATTTAATGAAATTGAATCAGCACTGCCTATTAGTGGACGTCTACTGTCGGAAAGATTAAAGGAATTAGAGAAAGAAGGACTAGTGGAACGTCAAGTTTATACAGAAGTACCAGTTCGTGTTGAATATAGTCTTACAGAAATGGGATTAAGCTTAAAAGATGCAATAGATGCTATTGAAATTTGGTCCAAAAGATGGCTTTAA
- a CDS encoding DUF2500 domain-containing protein translates to MLLLFVDTDFDGFMFAQLFIAIIFIFVISFILFNVIKGVSEWSKNNASPILTVPANIVTKRTMVSGGSGNSSAHTSYYITFEVDSGNRIELKVNGREYGKLADGDLGTLTFQGSRFHQFERQEKTVQN, encoded by the coding sequence ATGTTGTTATTATTTGTTGATACAGATTTTGATGGTTTTATGTTTGCTCAACTATTCATTGCAATCATCTTTATATTTGTTATTAGCTTTATCCTCTTTAATGTCATCAAGGGGGTTAGTGAGTGGTCAAAAAATAACGCTTCTCCTATTTTAACCGTTCCCGCTAACATAGTTACTAAACGTACAATGGTTAGTGGTGGTAGCGGTAATTCTTCTGCTCATACAAGCTACTATATAACGTTTGAAGTAGATAGTGGTAATCGTATTGAACTTAAAGTTAATGGACGGGAATATGGAAAATTAGCTGATGGTGATTTAGGTACGTTGACGTTCCAAGGATCTAGATTTCATCAATTTGAACGACAAGAGAAAACGGTTCAAAACTAA